A DNA window from Turicibacter sp. TJ11 contains the following coding sequences:
- the pyrE gene encoding orotate phosphoribosyltransferase has product MKQTIAKHLLNINAVLLRPENPFTWTSGIKSPIYCDNRLTLSYPEVRRDIEAGLCEIVKKHYPECEMLMGTATAGIPHAAIMADQLDLPMGYVRSSAKKHGRGNQVEGLVKEGMKVVVVEDLISTGKSSIEAVEVLRELGCEVLGIVSIFSYELETGLKNLEAASCKNVSLCNYQTLVEVAAEIGKISPESIAKLSAWRQNPSDESWLTK; this is encoded by the coding sequence ATGAAACAAACAATCGCTAAACATTTATTAAATATCAATGCAGTCTTATTACGTCCGGAAAATCCATTTACATGGACATCAGGAATTAAATCACCAATTTATTGTGATAATCGTTTAACGTTATCATATCCAGAAGTTCGCCGTGATATTGAAGCGGGATTATGTGAGATCGTTAAAAAACATTATCCAGAATGTGAAATGTTAATGGGAACAGCAACAGCAGGAATTCCTCATGCAGCAATTATGGCTGATCAATTAGACTTACCAATGGGATATGTTCGTTCATCAGCTAAAAAACATGGACGTGGAAACCAAGTAGAAGGTTTAGTTAAAGAAGGAATGAAAGTTGTTGTTGTTGAAGATTTAATTTCAACAGGAAAATCTTCAATTGAAGCAGTTGAAGTTTTACGTGAATTAGGATGTGAAGTATTAGGAATTGTTTCAATTTTCTCTTATGAATTAGAAACAGGATTAAAAAACTTAGAAGCTGCATCATGCAAAAATGTTTCATTATGTAACTATCAAACATTAGTTGAAGTAGCAGCTGAAATCGGAAAAATCTCACCAGAATCAATTGCAAAATTATCAGCATGGCGTCAAAATCCAAGTGATGAAAGCTGGTTAACAAAATAA
- a CDS encoding dihydroorotate dehydrogenase electron transfer subunit: protein MRKVQNMTIVSQQSIAKNIYELVLSGDLVQAMLQPGQFVNIKINEVAYPLLRRPISICDIDHERNQFTVIYRAEGEGTTLLSQKQAGETVDILGPLGTGFDIEEVKANETVVLVGGGIGVPPMYEMAKRLHEKGHSVIAVLGFASACDVFYEEEFKAYADVHIATMDGSHGFKGNVVELMNEKQLNFDWIYGCGPKVMLKVIEQQFGQSKKGYLSFEERMACGIGACYACVCQLNNGKMARVCKEGPVFKLGEVTL from the coding sequence ATGCGTAAGGTACAGAATATGACGATTGTAAGTCAACAATCAATTGCTAAAAATATTTATGAATTAGTTTTAAGTGGAGATTTAGTTCAAGCGATGTTACAACCTGGACAGTTTGTGAATATCAAAATTAATGAAGTGGCGTATCCTCTTTTAAGACGTCCTATCTCTATTTGTGACATTGATCATGAACGCAATCAATTTACGGTTATTTATCGTGCAGAAGGTGAGGGAACAACCCTTCTTTCTCAAAAACAGGCAGGTGAAACCGTCGATATTTTAGGACCACTTGGAACTGGATTTGATATTGAAGAAGTGAAAGCAAATGAAACAGTTGTACTAGTAGGTGGAGGAATTGGAGTGCCTCCAATGTATGAAATGGCGAAAAGATTACATGAAAAAGGTCATTCAGTTATTGCTGTTTTAGGATTTGCCTCCGCTTGTGATGTTTTTTATGAAGAAGAATTTAAAGCTTATGCAGATGTACATATCGCAACAATGGATGGAAGCCATGGTTTCAAAGGGAATGTTGTGGAATTAATGAATGAAAAGCAATTAAACTTCGACTGGATTTACGGATGTGGACCAAAAGTGATGCTAAAAGTGATTGAACAACAATTTGGTCAAAGTAAAAAAGGATATTTATCATTTGAAGAACGTATGGCCTGTGGAATTGGGGCATGTTATGCCTGCGTTTGTCAATTAAATAATGGAAAAATGGCACGTGTTTGTAAAGAAGGACCGGTATTCAAGCTTGGGGAGGTTACATTATAA
- the pyrF gene encoding orotidine-5'-phosphate decarboxylase: MNKAVIIALDFKNFEETKAFIDQFEESLYVKVGMELFYAEGPQIINYLKEKNHKIFLDLKLHDIPNTVKSAMKNLARLGVDMVNVHAAGTVPMMKAAMEGLIEGTPEGKQRPLCIAVTQLTSTTEEIMKEQILIHETLPNTVLKYAQLTKEAGLDGIVCSALETKEIHEKLGLDFVTCTPGIRQASDSTDDQKRVVTPEKARELGSDYIVVGRSITKSPNPVETYRLINKQFLG, from the coding sequence ATGAATAAGGCAGTAATCATCGCGTTAGATTTTAAAAACTTTGAAGAGACAAAAGCATTTATCGATCAATTTGAAGAATCGTTATATGTTAAAGTTGGGATGGAGCTGTTTTATGCCGAAGGTCCTCAAATTATTAATTATTTAAAAGAAAAAAATCATAAAATTTTCTTAGATTTAAAATTGCATGACATTCCAAATACAGTAAAAAGTGCGATGAAAAACTTAGCGCGCTTAGGGGTGGATATGGTAAATGTTCACGCAGCAGGAACGGTACCAATGATGAAAGCGGCGATGGAAGGGTTAATTGAAGGAACGCCAGAAGGTAAACAACGTCCATTATGTATTGCCGTGACTCAATTAACTTCAACAACAGAAGAAATCATGAAAGAGCAAATTTTAATTCATGAAACATTGCCAAACACAGTTTTAAAATATGCACAGTTAACAAAAGAAGCTGGGTTAGACGGAATTGTCTGTTCAGCATTAGAAACAAAAGAAATTCATGAAAAATTAGGATTAGATTTTGTCACATGTACACCTGGAATTCGTCAGGCAAGCGACAGTACGGATGATCAAAAACGTGTCGTCACACCAGAAAAGGCGCGTGAATTAGGATCAGATTATATTGTTGTTGGACGTTCAATTACAAAATCACCAAATCCAGTTGAAACTTATCGATTAATTAACAAGCAATTTTTAGGATAA
- the glnA gene encoding type I glutamate--ammonia ligase — protein sequence MMVNLTKEEILRNAHEEGVNFIRLMFTDLFGVVKNVEIPLSQLEKALNNQMMFDGSSIEGFTRIQESDMHLYPDLSTWLIFPWTPGEAKIARLICDVYNVDGTPFAGDPRSNLRRVLGEMKELGFAKFNLGPEAEFFLFKLDENGMPTRELNDHGGYFDFAPLDLAENCRRDIVIELERLGFEIEASHHEVAPGQHEIDFKYDDVLAACDKIQTFKLVVKSIARKHGLYATFMPKPIAGINGSGMHCNVSLFNEDGSNAFYDPEGELKLSETAYHFMAGILKHVRHFTAISNPTVNSYKRLTPGYEAPVYVAWSPSNRSPLVRVPASRGMGTRLEVRSVDPSANPYLALAAILSAGLDGIKNKLTPPASVEENIFEMTQEELDAHSITALPGTLSEALMLLEQDEVIKNALGNHIFEKFVEAKHAEYDEYRLAVHDWELKRYMSLL from the coding sequence ATGATGGTAAACTTAACAAAAGAGGAAATCTTACGTAATGCACATGAAGAAGGGGTAAACTTTATTCGTTTAATGTTTACGGACTTATTTGGGGTTGTTAAAAATGTTGAAATTCCTTTATCTCAATTAGAAAAAGCATTAAATAATCAAATGATGTTTGATGGATCATCAATTGAAGGATTTACGCGTATTCAAGAAAGTGATATGCATTTATATCCAGACTTAAGCACATGGTTAATCTTCCCTTGGACACCAGGAGAAGCGAAAATTGCACGCTTAATTTGTGATGTTTATAATGTTGATGGAACACCATTTGCTGGGGATCCACGCTCTAATTTACGCCGTGTTTTAGGAGAAATGAAAGAGTTAGGATTTGCTAAGTTTAACTTAGGGCCAGAGGCTGAATTCTTCTTATTTAAATTAGATGAAAACGGAATGCCAACAAGAGAATTAAATGATCATGGTGGATACTTTGATTTTGCACCATTAGACTTAGCAGAAAACTGCCGTCGTGATATTGTCATTGAACTTGAAAGATTAGGATTTGAAATCGAGGCATCTCACCATGAAGTTGCTCCAGGTCAACATGAAATTGACTTCAAATATGATGATGTATTAGCGGCATGTGATAAAATCCAAACATTTAAATTAGTTGTAAAATCAATTGCACGTAAACATGGATTATATGCAACATTTATGCCAAAACCAATTGCAGGAATTAATGGTTCAGGAATGCACTGTAATGTCTCTTTATTTAACGAAGATGGATCAAATGCGTTCTATGATCCTGAGGGAGAATTAAAATTAAGTGAAACAGCTTATCATTTCATGGCGGGAATTTTAAAACATGTTCGTCATTTTACAGCAATCTCTAATCCAACAGTTAACTCTTATAAACGTTTAACACCAGGTTATGAGGCACCAGTTTACGTGGCATGGTCACCATCTAATCGTTCACCATTAGTACGTGTACCGGCATCTCGTGGAATGGGAACCCGCTTAGAAGTACGTTCAGTTGATCCATCAGCGAATCCATACTTAGCATTAGCTGCTATTTTATCAGCAGGACTTGATGGAATTAAAAATAAATTAACGCCTCCTGCATCAGTTGAGGAAAATATTTTTGAAATGACTCAAGAAGAATTAGATGCACATTCAATTACAGCTTTACCAGGAACATTATCAGAAGCTTTAATGTTATTAGAACAAGATGAAGTCATTAAAAATGCGTTAGGAAATCATATTTTTGAAAAATTTGTTGAAGCTAAACATGCAGAATACGATGAGTATCGTTTAGCTGTTCATGATTGGGAATTAAAACGTTACATGAGCTTGTTATAA
- a CDS encoding VanZ family protein — protein sequence MAIVLSILSITGILGGQFGTTSLIEGTAVISFDFLAEGLSTATILNIILFIPFGFLSAIVFKRSQTKWIYGILIGLLFTSLIEFLQTFTGRFVQIDDIIMNTLGTYLGYTLCIYGLKFKPLKRITD from the coding sequence GTGGCAATTGTTCTATCTATTCTTTCGATTACAGGAATCCTCGGTGGCCAATTCGGAACTACTTCTTTGATAGAAGGTACTGCTGTTATTAGCTTTGATTTCTTAGCAGAAGGATTAAGTACGGCTACTATTTTAAATATTATCTTATTCATTCCATTTGGATTTCTTTCTGCTATTGTCTTTAAAAGAAGTCAAACAAAGTGGATTTACGGTATTTTAATAGGTCTTTTATTTACGTCTCTAATTGAATTCCTTCAAACGTTTACTGGACGATTTGTTCAAATTGACGATATTATTATGAACACCCTTGGTACATATCTTGGGTATACGTTATGTATCTATGGATTAAAATTTAAACCATTGAAACGAATCACTGATTAA
- a CDS encoding ANTAR domain-containing response regulator, which translates to MGDRVIIASQSDKLVSSIRSQVMNSGYEIVGISTDGYDLIRRSKALSPEVVIVDEDLPGMSIVSLVETLIHERQAVLLVGKSYQKFYYRQDPYFEFCEKPVQSIVLTTMLHVLSKYGQTVRQLESKVNQLEKEKMNEKTIRLAKRALQQHEKMTEDEAHRYIQKRSMELRISKLELSERIIKSYKK; encoded by the coding sequence ATGGGAGATCGTGTTATTATTGCGTCGCAATCAGATAAGTTAGTATCATCAATTAGATCTCAAGTCATGAATAGTGGTTATGAAATCGTTGGGATATCAACAGATGGATATGACTTAATTCGGCGGTCAAAGGCGTTATCACCCGAAGTTGTGATTGTAGATGAAGATTTACCAGGCATGAGTATCGTGTCCTTGGTGGAGACGTTAATTCATGAACGACAAGCCGTTTTATTAGTTGGGAAGTCTTATCAGAAGTTTTATTATCGTCAAGACCCGTATTTTGAATTTTGTGAGAAACCTGTTCAGTCCATTGTATTAACAACGATGTTGCATGTCTTAAGTAAATATGGACAAACGGTTCGTCAGCTTGAGTCAAAAGTTAATCAACTAGAAAAAGAAAAAATGAATGAAAAAACAATCCGCTTAGCTAAACGTGCGTTACAACAACACGAAAAGATGACTGAAGATGAAGCACACCGTTACATTCAAAAACGAAGCATGGAGTTACGTATTAGTAAGTTAGAGCTTTCAGAAAGAATTATTAAAAGCTATAAAAAATAG
- the yfcE gene encoding phosphodiesterase — protein sequence MKLMFASDIHGSAYWAKKVLERFEEEKADYLVLLGDLLYHGPRNPLPQDYNPQIVIKLLNSVKDKIIAIRGNCDSEVDQMVLEFPMMADYNIIPLKNRKLMVSHGHLYNDAKLPSSLVEGDVFIFGHIHVPVLKQQDGVYMLNPGSTTLPKENHPNSYGVIDHDSFKVKTFDGKVYKEINLK from the coding sequence ATGAAATTAATGTTTGCCTCAGATATTCATGGATCAGCTTATTGGGCTAAAAAAGTGTTAGAACGTTTTGAAGAAGAGAAAGCTGATTATTTAGTGTTACTTGGAGATTTATTGTATCATGGACCAAGAAATCCACTGCCACAAGATTATAATCCACAGATTGTAATTAAGTTATTAAACAGCGTGAAAGATAAAATTATTGCCATTCGTGGAAACTGTGATAGTGAAGTCGATCAAATGGTACTAGAATTTCCTATGATGGCTGACTATAATATCATTCCATTAAAAAATAGAAAGCTAATGGTATCTCACGGTCATCTTTATAATGATGCAAAACTTCCGAGTTCGCTAGTCGAAGGTGATGTATTTATTTTTGGTCATATTCATGTACCGGTATTAAAACAGCAAGACGGAGTCTACATGTTAAATCCAGGATCAACAACTTTACCTAAAGAAAATCATCCGAACTCATATGGAGTGATAGATCATGATTCATTCAAAGTAAAAACTTTTGATGGAAAAGTTTACAAAGAGATTAACTTAAAATAA
- the tnpA gene encoding IS200/IS605 family transposase, producing MKDNNSLAHTTWNCKYHLVFAPKYRRQAIYGKYKASIGQIIRELCQRKGVEIIEANACRDHIHRLISIPQKLSVSAFMGYLKGKSSLMIFDRHAHLKYRYGNRKFWYRGYYVDTVGRNRQRIEQYIRDQLREDQIADQLTLFEEYDPFTGQKNPKKK from the coding sequence ATGAAGGACAACAACAGTTTAGCACATACAACTTGGAATTGTAAATATCATCTAGTGTTTGCGCCAAAATATAGAAGACAAGCTATTTATGGAAAATATAAAGCGAGTATTGGACAAATCATTAGAGAACTCTGTCAAAGAAAAGGTGTAGAAATTATCGAAGCAAATGCATGTCGTGATCATATTCATAGGTTAATAAGTATTCCTCAAAAATTGAGTGTATCGGCATTTATGGGCTATTTAAAAGGAAAAAGTAGCTTAATGATTTTTGATAGACATGCCCATTTAAAGTATCGATATGGAAATCGAAAATTTTGGTACCGAGGATATTATGTCGATACAGTAGGCAGGAATAGACAGAGAATAGAACAATACATCAGAGATCAACTTCGAGAAGATCAGATAGCAGATCAGTTAACATTATTTGAAGAATATGATCCATTTACAGGACAAAAAAATCCAAAGAAAAAATAA
- a CDS encoding dihydroorotate dehydrogenase, translated as MNRLAVKLPGLELKNPIIPASGCFGFGREFAEYYDLSRLGSIMIKATTEEPRVGNKTPRVAETPGGMLNAIGLQNPGVDVVMERELPFLEQYDLPIIANVAGKTLEEYVTVAEKISKAPNVAALEINISCPNVKEGGIAFGTDAKVAAELTKAIKEVSSVPVYIKLSPNVTNVVEIAKAVEAAGADGLTMINTLLGMRFDLKTGKTILANGTGGLSGPAIKPVALRMIYDVYKAVNIPIIGMGGIETAEDVLEFLYAGASAVAVGTANFINPYVCVDIIDRLPEVLDKYGFETLSDAIGHAHK; from the coding sequence ATGAATCGTTTAGCAGTTAAATTACCAGGATTAGAACTTAAAAATCCAATTATTCCAGCATCAGGATGTTTTGGATTTGGACGTGAATTTGCAGAATATTATGATTTATCACGTCTAGGATCAATTATGATTAAGGCAACGACTGAAGAACCACGTGTAGGAAACAAAACACCACGCGTTGCTGAAACACCAGGTGGAATGTTAAATGCGATTGGATTACAAAATCCAGGTGTGGATGTCGTGATGGAACGAGAGTTACCTTTTTTAGAACAATACGATTTACCAATTATCGCGAACGTTGCAGGTAAAACATTAGAAGAATACGTTACAGTTGCTGAAAAAATTTCTAAAGCACCAAATGTTGCTGCATTAGAAATTAACATTTCATGTCCAAACGTTAAAGAAGGTGGAATTGCTTTTGGAACGGATGCTAAAGTAGCGGCGGAATTAACGAAAGCGATTAAAGAAGTTTCAAGTGTGCCGGTTTACATTAAGCTTTCTCCCAATGTCACTAATGTCGTAGAAATTGCGAAGGCAGTTGAAGCAGCGGGAGCAGATGGATTGACGATGATTAATACCTTACTTGGGATGCGTTTTGATTTAAAAACAGGAAAAACAATCTTAGCAAATGGAACAGGTGGATTATCAGGACCAGCTATTAAACCAGTCGCACTTCGTATGATTTATGATGTCTATAAAGCTGTTAACATTCCAATTATCGGGATGGGTGGCATTGAAACAGCAGAAGATGTTTTAGAGTTTTTATATGCAGGAGCAAGTGCGGTAGCAGTAGGAACAGCTAACTTTATTAATCCATATGTTTGTGTTGATATTATCGATCGTTTACCAGAAGTTTTAGACAAGTATGGATTTGAAACATTAAGTGATGCGATTGGACATGCACATAAGTAA